TGGCAAGCGTTGAAGCAGTACATTGCCTGCACCAGGGCTTTCCAGGCTATAGCGCAACACCATTGGTAGACTTAGTTCATTTAGCTAAGTCGCTGCAGCTTGGCGGTCTATATGTAAAAGACGAATCATACCGCTTTGGCCTGAATGCTTTTAAGGCCTTGGGCGGTTCATATGCTATCGCAAAGTATCTTGCCGGTAAACTAGGGCTGGATATTACGGAAGTATCTTATGACCTGCTTACTTCACCCGAAGTTAAGAGCAAGCTCGGCGAAATCACCTTTGTAACGGCCACTGACGGCAATCATGGGCGGGGTGTTGCTTGGGCCGCTGCAAAACTTGGGCATAAAGCTGTTGTCTATATGCCGAAAGGCTCTGCGGTCGAGCGGCTTGAGAACATTAAGCGCGAAGGAGCGGACGCTTCAATTACTGATTTAAATTATGACGATGCCGTACGACTGGCGGCTGCGAACGCCCGTAAGTACGGCTGGGTAGTTGTGCAGGATACCGCCTGGCAAGGCTATCATGATATACCGCTATGGATAATGCAGGGCTATTCGACAATGGCAATAGAAGCCTACCAAGATCTTACTACATGGCAGGTAACCCCGACTCATGCATTTTTGCAGGCTGGGGTAGGTTCGTTTGCGGCCGCTGTTCAGGCTTTCCTAATCAATGCCTATCCCGATTCGCCGCCTAAAGTTGTAATCGTGGAACCCCATGCGGCTGACTGTGTTTACCGGTCGGCGGCCGCCGCGGACGGCAAGCCGCGCTTTGTAACCGGTGATATGGACACCATTATGGCCGGACTGGCCTGCGGTGAACCCAGCACAATTGCCTG
This DNA window, taken from Veillonellaceae bacterium, encodes the following:
- the dpaL gene encoding diaminopropionate ammonia-lyase, with protein sequence MDTDTKWVTNSLKGGLLQSETIKEFSLASVEAVHCLHQGFPGYSATPLVDLVHLAKSLQLGGLYVKDESYRFGLNAFKALGGSYAIAKYLAGKLGLDITEVSYDLLTSPEVKSKLGEITFVTATDGNHGRGVAWAAAKLGHKAVVYMPKGSAVERLENIKREGADASITDLNYDDAVRLAAANARKYGWVVVQDTAWQGYHDIPLWIMQGYSTMAIEAYQDLTTWQVTPTHAFLQAGVGSFAAAVQAFLINAYPDSPPKVVIVEPHAADCVYRSAAAADGKPRFVTGDMDTIMAGLACGEPSTIAWDILSTGSDTFISCPDYVAAYGMRILGNPLGSDERIISGESGAVTTGIVSLIMTNPKLAGLRQ